From Chryseobacterium joostei, the proteins below share one genomic window:
- the hemN gene encoding oxygen-independent coproporphyrinogen III oxidase, whose translation MNSLIDKYNIPGPRYTSYPTVPYWDESTFSPEGWKESVIRSFHESNAEEGISIYIHLPFCEALCTFCACHKRITKQHSVEVPYLESVLKEWKLYLELFNERPKLKELHLGGGTPTFFSPENLKTLLEGIFATVDIAEHPEFSFEGHPNNTTRDHLRTLYDLGFRRVSFGVQDYDPKVQKAINRIQPFENVKNVTEWAKEIGYRGISHDLVFGLPHQSWEAMEHTIRKTMELKPDRLAFYSYAHVPWVKGVGQRGFDENDLPSGEEKRRLYEDGKKLLQDLGYIEVGMDHFSLEHDDLYQSLIHKKLHRNFMGYTSSNTQLMVGLGMSAISDSWYAFAQNVKTVEDYQKMVEEGEIPVVKGHVLNEEDLIVRRHILNLMCQLETTFSTHNSFPELENALDMLKEMENDGLVEINGHEVKITEAGRAFTRNVAMVFDLRMMRNKPETRIFSMTI comes from the coding sequence ATGAATTCTTTAATAGATAAGTATAATATTCCCGGACCGCGTTACACTTCTTATCCTACCGTTCCGTATTGGGATGAATCTACATTTTCACCAGAAGGATGGAAGGAGAGCGTAATCAGGTCTTTTCATGAAAGCAATGCAGAGGAGGGAATTTCTATTTATATCCATTTGCCTTTCTGCGAGGCGTTGTGTACATTCTGTGCATGCCATAAGCGTATAACAAAACAACACAGTGTTGAAGTTCCTTATTTGGAAAGCGTGTTAAAGGAATGGAAGCTTTATCTTGAGCTTTTTAATGAAAGACCAAAGCTGAAAGAATTGCATTTGGGAGGAGGTACACCAACATTTTTCTCTCCGGAAAACTTAAAAACACTTCTGGAAGGAATTTTTGCAACCGTAGATATTGCAGAACATCCTGAGTTCTCATTTGAGGGACACCCTAATAATACAACGAGAGACCATCTTCGGACTTTATATGACTTGGGCTTCAGAAGAGTAAGCTTTGGAGTACAGGATTATGATCCTAAAGTACAAAAGGCAATCAACAGAATTCAGCCTTTTGAAAACGTGAAAAACGTAACAGAGTGGGCTAAGGAAATTGGTTACAGGGGGATTAGTCATGATTTGGTTTTTGGACTTCCACACCAATCTTGGGAAGCAATGGAACATACCATTAGAAAGACAATGGAATTGAAGCCGGATAGACTGGCATTTTATTCCTATGCACACGTTCCATGGGTAAAAGGTGTTGGGCAGAGAGGATTTGATGAAAATGACCTGCCGAGTGGTGAAGAAAAACGCCGCTTGTACGAAGATGGGAAAAAATTACTTCAGGATCTTGGATATATTGAAGTTGGGATGGACCACTTTTCTCTGGAACATGATGATTTGTACCAGTCTCTGATTCATAAAAAACTTCACAGAAACTTTATGGGCTACACTTCAAGCAATACCCAATTGATGGTAGGACTTGGAATGTCGGCTATTTCAGATTCCTGGTATGCGTTTGCTCAAAATGTAAAAACCGTGGAAGACTATCAAAAAATGGTGGAAGAGGGTGAAATCCCTGTGGTGAAAGGACATGTTCTGAATGAAGAAGATCTGATTGTAAGAAGACATATTCTGAATTTGATGTGTCAGCTGGAAACTACTTTTAGCACACATAATTCCTTTCCTGAATTGGAAAATGCACTGGATATGTTAAAAGAAATGGAAAATGACGGATTGGTTGAGATTAACGGCCATGAAGTTAAAATTACCGAAGCTGGTAGAGCATTCACCCGAAATGTAGCAATGGTATTTGACCTTAGAATGATGAGAAATAAGCCGGAAACGAGGATTTTCTCAATGACGATATAA
- a CDS encoding PQQ-dependent sugar dehydrogenase, whose translation MKKQLFIISIFSSLIVNSQSINLEEFASGLTNPVEITNANDSRLFVVQQDGMIKILQPNGAINATNFLNISTKILYGGERGLLGLAFHPQYSTNGYFFVYYNNTAGNIIVARYNVSTTDPNLADPNSEKILMNIPKPFSNHNGGSIHFAPDGKLWIITGDGGSGGDPNNNAQNKNVLLGKMLRIDVDATGPYNIPADNPFAGATVDGADEVWAYGLRNAWKFSFDLNTGNAWIADVGQGAIEEINKIPITQPGLNYGWRCYEGNTAYNTTVGCPNSSTMTFPIAVYDHSGGKCSITGGYVYRGTQYPSLQGKYFFADYCSTQIGILNPDNSIVWTSPYSGNNFSTFGQNSQKELYVAAVNSGKIFKITTGTLGTQETNQFATIKIYPNPASKEVFVNGIKDKNVTAEIISAEGRKVLETGLITEGQRIDISKIPTGVYFINVKSGNLKSFSQKLVIE comes from the coding sequence ATGAAAAAACAACTTTTTATCATCAGTATTTTTTCTTCCTTAATTGTTAATTCTCAAAGCATTAATTTGGAAGAATTTGCCAGTGGACTTACCAATCCCGTAGAGATCACGAATGCCAACGACAGCAGATTGTTTGTTGTACAACAAGACGGAATGATCAAGATTCTTCAACCTAATGGAGCCATCAATGCAACCAATTTCCTGAATATTTCAACAAAAATTCTCTATGGTGGAGAAAGAGGACTTCTGGGACTTGCATTTCATCCACAATACTCTACCAATGGGTATTTTTTTGTGTATTATAACAACACAGCCGGAAATATTATTGTGGCAAGGTATAACGTAAGTACTACCGATCCTAACTTAGCTGATCCCAATTCTGAAAAAATTTTAATGAATATCCCGAAACCATTCAGTAATCACAATGGCGGAAGCATTCATTTTGCTCCCGACGGAAAGCTGTGGATCATCACCGGTGATGGAGGAAGTGGCGGAGATCCCAACAACAATGCTCAAAATAAAAATGTGCTTCTGGGTAAAATGCTGAGGATTGATGTAGATGCTACCGGACCCTATAATATCCCCGCAGACAACCCTTTTGCAGGAGCTACAGTAGATGGAGCTGATGAAGTATGGGCCTATGGACTAAGAAATGCATGGAAGTTTTCTTTTGATTTGAATACAGGAAACGCTTGGATTGCCGATGTAGGACAGGGAGCTATTGAGGAAATCAATAAAATACCCATAACGCAACCCGGACTTAATTATGGATGGCGCTGCTATGAAGGCAATACTGCTTACAATACAACAGTTGGCTGCCCCAACTCTTCTACTATGACCTTTCCTATTGCCGTGTACGATCACTCCGGAGGAAAATGCTCTATCACAGGAGGCTATGTTTACAGAGGCACTCAATATCCGTCACTTCAGGGGAAATATTTCTTTGCAGACTACTGCTCTACCCAGATCGGAATCCTAAATCCTGATAATTCCATTGTGTGGACTTCTCCCTACAGCGGAAATAATTTTTCAACTTTTGGACAAAACTCACAAAAAGAATTATATGTAGCCGCCGTTAATAGTGGAAAGATTTTTAAAATCACAACCGGAACCCTGGGTACACAGGAGACTAATCAATTTGCAACCATAAAAATCTATCCTAACCCCGCATCAAAAGAGGTTTTTGTGAATGGAATTAAAGATAAAAATGTAACTGCAGAGATCATCAGCGCAGAAGGACGGAAAGTATTGGAAACAGGCTTAATTACAGAAGGGCAAAGAATAGACATTTCCAAAATACCAACAGGTGTATATTTTATCAATGTGAAATCTGGAAATTTAAAATCTTTTAGTCAAAAACTTGTTATTGAGTAA